Proteins found in one Methylophilaceae bacterium genomic segment:
- a CDS encoding MBL fold metallo-hydrolase codes for MQLTILGSGSSAGTPAIGCHCKTCTSTNPRNKRTRCSSMITLNSGETILIDTGPDLRMQALREGITNIDAVLYTHTHADHLHGIDDLRGFCQANRKQIPLYTYKEALDHIKSKFGYTLREPCDFWDLPVLSINEVNAPFDLFGTTITPIPIMHGRIQIYGYRIGNIAYMTDVSNIPDSSFSLLENLDLLLIDCLRVKEHPTHINIEQSLAYISQIKAKQSILIHMTHELEYDALTNMLPKNVFVGFDGMNVKLNGVNEIAANSFNS; via the coding sequence ATGCAATTAACTATTTTAGGTTCGGGATCAAGCGCCGGCACCCCGGCGATTGGTTGCCACTGTAAAACCTGCACCTCTACAAATCCTCGCAACAAACGAACACGATGTTCTAGCATGATTACTTTGAACTCAGGTGAAACAATTCTAATTGACACTGGACCAGATTTACGAATGCAGGCATTAAGAGAAGGTATTACCAATATCGATGCTGTGCTCTATACCCACACGCACGCCGATCATCTACATGGCATTGATGATTTACGCGGGTTTTGCCAAGCTAATCGCAAACAAATTCCACTTTACACATACAAAGAGGCACTGGATCACATTAAAAGCAAATTTGGCTATACATTAAGAGAGCCTTGTGATTTCTGGGACTTACCTGTACTCAGCATTAACGAAGTCAATGCGCCATTTGACCTTTTCGGCACCACCATTACACCAATTCCAATCATGCATGGCAGAATTCAAATATACGGCTACCGAATTGGCAACATTGCTTATATGACCGATGTATCCAACATCCCAGACTCTTCTTTTTCCTTACTTGAGAATCTAGATCTATTATTAATAGATTGTTTAAGGGTTAAAGAACACCCAACACACATAAATATTGAACAAAGTTTAGCTTACATTAGTCAGATAAAAGCAAAACAAAGTATTTTGATTCACATGACACATGAACTAGAATACGATGCATTAACAAACATGCTGCCCAAAAACGTTTTTGTTGGCTTCGACGGAATGAACGTCAAATTAAATGGTGTCAACGAAATAGCAGCCAACTCGTTTAACAGCTAA
- the ccmA gene encoding cytochrome c biogenesis heme-transporting ATPase CcmA produces the protein MVSTAFSNSLHVNHLACIRGERVLFKNLSFQLNSGRLLYIQGENGSGKTSLLRTLSGLSLPAVGNILWNNEDIKLLAEDYYGQVLYIGHLASIKDDLTTVENIQFSLSLSGFSANRSQTIGALETLGIGRCANLPTRVLSQGQKRRIALAQLWLQDAPEHTPLWILDEPFTALDINMMHILTEHIEKYVNNGGMVIFTSHQLPSFNVNLIDNLQLGNA, from the coding sequence ATGGTATCAACTGCATTTAGCAATAGCCTGCATGTTAATCATCTAGCTTGTATTCGCGGCGAAAGAGTGTTGTTTAAAAATCTTTCTTTTCAACTTAACAGTGGCAGATTACTGTATATACAAGGTGAAAATGGAAGTGGAAAAACCTCCTTATTGCGCACCCTTTCTGGTTTATCACTGCCTGCTGTAGGCAATATCCTATGGAATAATGAGGATATTAAATTATTGGCTGAAGATTATTATGGTCAAGTCTTGTATATCGGCCACTTAGCAAGCATTAAAGATGATTTAACGACTGTTGAAAATATTCAATTTTCACTTTCGCTATCTGGTTTTAGCGCTAATAGATCCCAAACAATTGGTGCCTTAGAAACCTTAGGTATTGGCCGCTGCGCAAATTTACCAACACGCGTATTGTCGCAGGGTCAAAAAAGAAGAATTGCGCTTGCACAGCTCTGGTTGCAAGATGCGCCTGAACACACGCCTTTGTGGATATTGGATGAACCATTTACTGCACTAGATATTAATATGATGCATATATTAACGGAACATATTGAGAAGTATGTGAATAATGGCGGCATGGTCATTTTTACTTCTCACCAATTACCGAGCTTTAACGTCAATTTGATCGATAATTTACAGTTAGGTAATGCATGA